One segment of Candidatus Delongbacteria bacterium DNA contains the following:
- the carA gene encoding glutamine-hydrolyzing carbamoyl-phosphate synthase small subunit, which translates to MNAPVPARLLLQNGRLFHGRAHGAPRTVAGELAFHTGQSGWQEMLSDPSYTGQLLVLTTPHVGNTGVLPDDLESDGIRAAGLLCRNLSRTPSGARGGDPLPDWLESEGVPALEGLDTRALVHVLREEGAMNGILACAGEPLEELRERLAATPSMAGLDLTGRAGCRHAWELPAEQERFRVAVLDCGVKHSILAELSRRACTLGVFPPDSSAAELLAWRPDGVFLSNGPGDPAAAAGPLACLRGLPPALPLFGICLGHQLLALLAGARTFKLPFGHRGANHPVQRLADGGVWITSQNHGSAVAAESLPATVELTHLSLNDGTVEGLRWRDRPAFSVQFHPEAAPGPREARACFDEFIALLERSRAGGPHARTH; encoded by the coding sequence ATGAACGCACCTGTTCCCGCCCGCCTTCTGCTGCAGAACGGCCGGCTGTTCCACGGCCGGGCCCACGGCGCGCCGCGCACGGTGGCGGGCGAATTGGCCTTCCATACCGGCCAGTCCGGCTGGCAGGAGATGCTCAGCGACCCGTCCTACACGGGCCAGCTGCTCGTGCTCACCACGCCCCACGTGGGCAACACGGGCGTGCTGCCCGACGATCTGGAGAGCGACGGGATCCGCGCGGCGGGCCTCTTGTGCCGCAACCTCAGCCGGACGCCCAGCGGGGCCCGGGGCGGCGATCCCCTGCCCGACTGGCTCGAGTCGGAGGGCGTGCCCGCCCTGGAGGGCCTGGACACGCGCGCCCTGGTGCACGTGCTGCGCGAGGAGGGCGCCATGAACGGCATCCTGGCCTGCGCGGGCGAGCCCCTGGAGGAACTGCGCGAGCGGCTGGCCGCCACGCCCTCCATGGCCGGCCTGGACCTGACGGGCCGCGCGGGCTGCCGTCACGCCTGGGAGCTGCCCGCCGAGCAGGAGCGCTTCCGCGTGGCCGTGCTGGACTGCGGCGTCAAGCACAGCATCCTGGCCGAACTCTCGCGCCGGGCCTGCACGTTGGGCGTCTTTCCCCCGGACTCCTCCGCCGCCGAGCTGCTGGCCTGGCGCCCGGACGGCGTGTTTCTCTCCAACGGCCCGGGCGACCCGGCCGCCGCCGCCGGCCCGCTGGCCTGCCTGCGGGGACTGCCGCCCGCCCTCCCGCTGTTCGGGATCTGCCTGGGCCACCAGCTGCTGGCCCTGCTGGCCGGCGCGCGCACCTTCAAGCTGCCCTTCGGCCACCGGGGCGCCAACCACCCGGTGCAGCGCCTGGCGGACGGCGGCGTCTGGATCACCAGCCAGAACCACGGCTCCGCCGTGGCGGCGGAGAGCCTGCCCGCCACGGTGGAACTCACCCACCTCAGCCTGAACGACGGCACGGTGGAGGGGCTGCGCTGGCGCGACCGTCCGGCCTTCTCCGTCCAGTTCCATCCCGAGGCCGCCCCCGGCCCGCGCGAGGCCCGCGCCTGTTTCGACGAGTTCATCGCCCTGCTGGAGCGCAGCCGCGCCGGAGGTCCCCATGCCCGCACGCACTGA
- the carB gene encoding carbamoyl-phosphate synthase large subunit, with amino-acid sequence MPARTDLHSILVLGAGPIVIGQACEFDYSGTQACRALKGDGYRVILVNSNPATIMTEPDVADATYLEPVTPDSVAAVLRKERPDALLPTVGGQTALDCAMALERTGLLKELGVELIGASAAAIEKAEDRELFRRTMEAAGLACARGGFARSVEEGRTFAAQLGFPLILRPSYTLGGSGGAIVYNPEELEEALPRALAASPIQQVLVEESLLGWKEFELEVVRDRADNAIIVCSIENIDPMGVHTGDSVTVAPQLTLSDREYQRMRDSALACLRAVGVDTGGSNVQFAVDPASGRQVVIEMNPRVSRSSALASKATGFPIAKVAARLAVGWTLDELPNDITGTSLACFEPALDYVVVKAPRFHFEKFPSAPGVLGVQMQSVGEAMALGRSFREALQKAFRSLEEGLDGLEPRPARGRGLDLERLRFATPFRLLKLREAFLQGMSLEEAHALTRIDPWFLGEIRALAEQARDLQGRTLAGLSRDELLEAKRAGFSDGQLGRLLGTDEDAVAARRAELDLQPSWRSVDTCAGEFRAPTPFVYSSWGEADDGAPLPGRPVLILGSGPNRIGQGIEFDCCCVQAVQGLRERGIPVIMVNANPETVSTDPDLADRLYFEPLTFEHVWHIARRENARGVLVQFGGQTPLKIAARLQAAGLPVLGTPPESIEWAEDRERFGALLDELGVDAPAWGIARSLDEALAAARRVGFPALVRPSWVLGGRGMEIVYDEAALTRYVQVALEREGGPVLVDAFLEDAFEFDVDALCDGVEVRVAGVLQQVEEAGVHSGDSSCVLPPYRLDPVVGARMLEIVRRLALRLGVRGLLNVQFALQGERLVVLEVNPRASRTVPFLGKVTGIPLAAVAARLSLGGRLADESCDWERSLGLTAVKRPVFPWSRFPRQDVFLSPEMKSTGEVIGLDRSLDGAWFKAAEAASEALPATGCVLFSVNRHDKLRALELARDFAELGFRLAATAGTARVFRENGLQVLEVFKVGEGRPDLTDELKNGRVQLVVNTPLGERSRFDEQEIGRTAVRLRIPLITTLSGAAAALRGIRVARQGRPAPLCLQELHAR; translated from the coding sequence ATGCCCGCACGCACTGACCTGCACTCCATCCTGGTGCTGGGCGCCGGGCCCATCGTCATCGGCCAGGCCTGCGAGTTCGACTACTCGGGCACCCAGGCCTGCCGCGCGCTTAAGGGCGACGGCTACCGCGTCATCCTGGTCAACAGCAATCCCGCCACCATCATGACCGAGCCCGATGTGGCCGACGCCACCTACCTCGAGCCCGTGACGCCCGACAGCGTGGCGGCCGTGCTGCGCAAGGAGCGCCCGGACGCCCTGCTGCCCACCGTGGGCGGACAGACGGCCCTGGACTGCGCCATGGCCCTGGAGCGCACGGGCCTTCTGAAGGAGCTGGGCGTGGAGCTGATCGGCGCCTCGGCCGCGGCCATCGAGAAGGCCGAGGACCGCGAGCTCTTCCGCCGGACCATGGAAGCCGCAGGCCTGGCCTGCGCCCGGGGCGGCTTCGCGCGCAGCGTGGAAGAGGGCCGGACCTTCGCCGCGCAGTTGGGCTTCCCGCTCATCCTGCGGCCTTCCTACACCCTGGGCGGCAGCGGCGGAGCCATCGTCTACAACCCGGAGGAGCTGGAAGAGGCCCTGCCCCGTGCCCTGGCCGCCAGCCCCATCCAGCAGGTGCTGGTGGAGGAATCGCTGCTGGGCTGGAAGGAGTTCGAGCTGGAGGTGGTCCGCGACCGGGCGGACAACGCGATCATCGTCTGCTCCATCGAAAACATCGATCCCATGGGCGTCCACACGGGGGACAGCGTCACCGTCGCGCCCCAGCTCACCTTGAGCGATCGCGAGTACCAGCGCATGCGCGACTCCGCCCTGGCCTGCCTGCGCGCCGTGGGCGTGGACACGGGCGGCAGCAACGTGCAGTTCGCCGTGGATCCGGCCAGCGGCCGCCAGGTGGTGATCGAGATGAACCCGCGGGTCAGTCGCTCCAGCGCGCTGGCCTCCAAGGCCACGGGCTTCCCCATCGCCAAAGTAGCCGCGCGCCTGGCCGTGGGCTGGACCCTGGATGAGCTGCCCAACGACATCACGGGGACCAGCCTGGCCTGCTTCGAGCCCGCGCTGGACTACGTGGTGGTCAAGGCCCCGCGCTTCCACTTCGAGAAGTTCCCCTCCGCCCCCGGCGTGCTGGGCGTGCAGATGCAGTCCGTGGGCGAGGCCATGGCCCTCGGCCGCAGTTTCCGCGAGGCGCTGCAGAAGGCCTTCCGCAGCCTCGAGGAGGGGCTGGACGGACTAGAACCGCGCCCGGCGCGCGGCCGCGGCCTGGACCTGGAGCGCCTGCGTTTCGCCACGCCCTTCCGCCTGCTAAAATTGCGAGAAGCCTTCCTACAGGGCATGAGCCTGGAGGAAGCCCACGCGCTGACTCGGATCGATCCCTGGTTCCTGGGCGAGATCCGCGCCCTGGCCGAGCAGGCCCGCGACCTGCAGGGCCGGACCCTGGCCGGGCTCTCTCGGGACGAGCTGCTGGAGGCCAAGCGCGCGGGCTTCTCCGACGGCCAACTGGGCCGCCTGCTGGGCACGGACGAGGACGCCGTGGCCGCGCGCCGAGCCGAGCTCGACCTGCAGCCCAGTTGGCGCAGCGTGGATACCTGCGCGGGCGAGTTCCGCGCCCCGACGCCCTTCGTCTACAGCAGCTGGGGCGAGGCCGACGACGGCGCGCCGCTGCCCGGGCGGCCCGTGCTGATCCTGGGGAGCGGGCCGAACCGCATCGGCCAGGGGATCGAGTTCGACTGCTGTTGCGTGCAGGCCGTGCAGGGGCTGCGCGAGCGCGGCATCCCGGTGATCATGGTCAACGCCAACCCGGAGACCGTCAGCACCGACCCGGACCTGGCGGACCGGCTCTACTTCGAGCCGCTGACCTTCGAGCACGTCTGGCACATCGCCCGGCGCGAGAACGCCCGGGGCGTGCTGGTGCAGTTCGGCGGGCAGACGCCGCTGAAGATCGCCGCTCGCCTGCAGGCCGCGGGCCTGCCCGTGCTGGGCACGCCGCCCGAGTCCATCGAGTGGGCCGAGGACCGCGAGCGCTTCGGCGCCTTGCTGGACGAGCTGGGCGTGGACGCGCCGGCCTGGGGCATCGCGCGGAGCCTGGACGAAGCCCTGGCCGCCGCGCGGCGCGTGGGCTTTCCCGCGCTGGTGCGGCCCTCCTGGGTGCTGGGCGGACGCGGCATGGAGATCGTCTACGACGAGGCCGCGCTGACCCGCTACGTCCAGGTGGCGCTGGAGCGCGAGGGCGGCCCCGTGCTGGTGGACGCCTTCCTCGAGGACGCCTTCGAATTCGACGTGGACGCGCTCTGCGACGGCGTGGAGGTGCGGGTGGCGGGCGTGCTCCAGCAGGTGGAGGAAGCCGGTGTGCACAGCGGCGACAGCTCGTGCGTGCTGCCGCCCTACCGGCTGGACCCCGTCGTGGGCGCGCGCATGCTGGAGATCGTGCGGCGCCTCGCCCTGCGCCTGGGCGTGCGCGGCCTGCTGAACGTGCAGTTCGCCCTGCAGGGCGAGCGGCTGGTGGTGCTGGAGGTGAATCCGCGCGCCAGCCGCACGGTGCCCTTCCTGGGCAAGGTGACCGGCATTCCGCTGGCCGCCGTGGCCGCGCGGCTCAGCCTGGGCGGCCGGCTGGCCGACGAGAGCTGCGACTGGGAGCGCTCCCTGGGCCTGACGGCGGTCAAGCGCCCGGTCTTCCCCTGGAGCCGCTTCCCGCGCCAGGACGTCTTCCTCTCCCCCGAGATGAAGTCCACGGGCGAGGTGATCGGGCTGGACCGCAGCCTGGACGGCGCCTGGTTCAAGGCCGCCGAGGCCGCCTCGGAAGCCCTCCCCGCCACCGGTTGCGTGCTGTTCTCCGTCAACCGCCACGACAAGCTGCGCGCCCTGGAATTGGCCCGGGACTTCGCCGAACTGGGTTTCCGCCTGGCCGCCACGGCGGGCACGGCCCGGGTCTTCCGCGAGAACGGCCTGCAGGTCCTGGAGGTGTTCAAGGTGGGCGAGGGCCGGCCGGATTTGACGGACGAGCTGAAGAACGGGCGCGTGCAATTGGTGGTGAACACGCCGCTGGGCGAACGCTCGCGCTTCGACGAGCAGGAGATCGGCCGCACGGCCGTGCGCCTGCGGATTCCGCTGATCACCACGCTCTCGGGCGCGGCAGCGGCCCTGCGGGGCATTCGTGTGGCGCGCCAGGGACGGCCCGCGCCGCTCTGCTTGCAGGAGCTCCACGCGCGATAA
- a CDS encoding YceI family protein, whose protein sequence is MKRVLSSLAALMLVIVMAGSARAAEVFSLDRSHSEVGFTVTHMMISKVRGNFGDFAVDLTVDAKDLSKSSVKAVIQAASVDTDNEKRDEHLRGADFFDVAKFKTLTFTSKKIEKRGAQWVAIGDFTMHGVTKTIELPFTFNGPIQDPWGNTRIGIEATLVLNRQDYGVSYGSGMVGDEVSILITLEATKK, encoded by the coding sequence ATGAAGCGCGTACTGAGCAGCCTGGCGGCCCTGATGCTGGTGATCGTGATGGCGGGCAGCGCCCGGGCGGCGGAGGTCTTCAGCCTGGACCGCAGCCACAGCGAAGTGGGGTTCACCGTGACCCATATGATGATCAGCAAAGTGCGGGGCAATTTCGGCGACTTCGCCGTGGACCTGACGGTGGACGCCAAGGACCTGAGCAAATCCTCCGTCAAGGCCGTCATCCAGGCCGCGTCCGTCGATACGGACAACGAGAAGCGCGACGAACACCTGCGCGGCGCGGACTTCTTCGACGTGGCCAAGTTCAAGACCCTGACCTTCACCAGCAAGAAGATCGAGAAGCGCGGCGCCCAGTGGGTGGCCATCGGCGACTTCACCATGCACGGCGTGACCAAGACCATCGAGCTGCCCTTCACCTTCAACGGCCCGATCCAGGATCCCTGGGGCAACACGCGCATCGGCATCGAGGCCACGCTGGTGCTCAACCGCCAGGATTACGGCGTGAGCTACGGCAGCGGCATGGTGGGCGACGAGGTCAGCATCCTGATCACCCTCGAGGCCACCAAGAAGTAA